A genomic window from Oryctolagus cuniculus chromosome 12, mOryCun1.1, whole genome shotgun sequence includes:
- the ARHGEF40 gene encoding rho guanine nucleotide exchange factor 40 isoform X2, with translation MAGKEGHPRREPEPVEDCVQSTLAALYPPFEATAPTLLGQVFQVVERTYREDALRYTLDFLVPAKHLLAKVQQEACAQYSGFLFFHEGWPLCLHEQVVVQLAALPWQLLRPGDFYLQVVPSAAQAPRLALKCLAPGGGRVQELPVPNEACAYLFTPEWLQGINKDRPTGRLSTCLLSAPSGIQRLPWAELICPRFVHKGGLMVGHRPSTLPPELPSGPPGLPSPPLPEEALGTRSPGDGHNAPAEGPEGEYVELVEVTLPVRGSPPDAEGSSGLSRTRTVPTRKGAGGKGRHRRHRAWMHQKGLGLRDQAGARPPGEGSSTRASPGSPPGPESLPEAAVVEALEPPAEALGEASESCPPMPGEAGGGAGQGAEGPPGTPRRTGKGNRRKKRAAGRGVLSRGGDSAPLSPGGKEEASPQDALARVPAANEQEPAEHSLGKDEPEGSGKSESEPKEELTPADEKEPRPPEACGPTEAEARENEQEGLGPVCLAGPAGPEELLSDPLPPPLETVQEVKGDSSPEEAPPLSVSDDPDIAWDLMASGFLILTGGVDQSGRALLTITPPCPPAEPPPSRDTLGTALHYLHSLLRPDLQRLGLSVLLDLRKAPSLPPALTPVLSQLQDSGDPPLIQRLLILTPDEAPTELGGLQGAELLSENDLKRVARPEELQWDLGGHRDPSPSHWVEIHQEVARLCRLCRGVLASIRQAIEELEGAAEPEGEEAVGMPEPLQKVLADPRLTALQRDGGAILMRLRSTHSCKLEGPGPAMLYQEVDEAIHQLVRLSNLHVQQQEQRQRLHRLQQVLQWLSGPGEEQLAIFAVPGDSLIALQETELRFRAFSSEVQEHLAQAREALAVEEDAASQKVLDVFEQRLEQVESGLHRALRLQRFFQQAHEWVDEGSARLAGAGSGREAVLAALALRRAPEPSAGTFQEMRALALDLGSPAALREWGRCRARCQELERRIQQQLGEEASPRSHRRRRADSASSGGAHRGPHSPSPSLSSLLLPGSPGPRAAPSHCSLAPCGEDCAEEGPELAPDAEGRPPRAVLIRGLEVTSTEVVDRTCSPREHVLLGRAGGPDGPWGGGTPRMERKRSISAQQRLVSELIACEQEYVAVLSEPVPAPGPELTPELRGTWAAALSVRERLRSFHRTHFLRELQGCAAHPLRIGACFLRHGDQFSLYAQYVKHRHKLESGLALLSPPTKGSMEGGPALPRALQQPLEQLARYGRLLEELLREAGPELSSERQALGAAVQLLREQEVRGRDLLAVEAVRGCEIDLKEQGQLLHRDPFTVICGRKKCLRHVFLFEHLLLFSKLKGPEGGSETFVYKQAFKTADMGLTENIGDSGLCFELWFRRRRAREAYTLQASSPEIKLKWTSSIAQLLWRQAAHNKELRVQQMVSMGIGNKPFLDIKALGERTLSALLTGRAARTRASVAVSSFEHAGPSLPGLSPGACSLPARVEEEAWDLDVKQISLAPETLDSSGDVSPGPRNSPGLQPPHPGSSTPTLASGGILGLSRQSHARALSDPTTPL, from the exons GCCCAGTACAGTGGATTCCTCTTCTTCCATGAgggctggcccctctgcctgcacGAGCAGGTGGTGGTGCAGCTAGCAGCCCTACCCTGGCAGCTACTGCGCCCGGGAGATTTCTACCTGCAAGTGGTACCCTCAGCAGCCCAGGCGCCCCGTCTGGCACTCAAGTGTCTGGCCCCAGGGGGTGGGCGGGTGCAGGAGCTGCCCGTGCCTAATGAGGCCTGTGCCTACCTGTTCACACCTGAGTGGCTCCAAGGCATCAACAAGGACCGGCCCACAGGTCGCCTCAGTACCTGCCTGCTGTCTGCGCCCTCTGGGATTCAGCGGCTGCCCTGGGCTGAGCTCATATGCCCACGGTTTGTACACAAAGGAGGCCTCATGGTTGGACATCGGCCGAGCACGCTGCCCCCAGAACTGCCTTCTGGACCTCCAGGGCTTCCCAGCCCTCCCCTGCCTGAGGAGGCACTGGGCACGCGGAGTCCCGGGGATGGGCACAACGCCCCTGCTGAAGGGCCCGAGGGCGAGTACGTGGAGCTGGTGGAGGTGACGCTGCCCGTGCGCGGGAGTCCCCCCGATGCCGAGGGCTCCTCGGGCCTCTCCAGGACCAGGACAGTCCCCACCCGCAAGGGCGCAGGGGggaaaggccggcaccgcagacaTCGGGCGTGGATGCACCAGAAGGGCTTGGGACTAAGGGACCAGGCTGGGGCACGCCCACCCGGTGAGGGGAGCAGCACCCGAGCCTCCCCAGGGTCTCCCCCTGGACCCGAGTCTCTCCCAGAAGCAGCGGTTGTAGAAGCGTTGGAGCCCCCCGCTGAGGCCCTGGGGGAAGCCTCTGAATCTTGCCCCCCGAtgccaggggaggctgggggaggagccggCCAGGGGGCTGAAGGACCACCTGGCACCCCTCGGAGAACAGGCAAAGGCAACAGGAGAAAGAAgcgagctgcaggcagaggtgttCTTAGCCGAGGAGGGGACAGTGCCCCACTGAGCCCTGGAGGTAAGGAAGAGGCCAGCCCCCAGGACGCCCTGGCCCGTGTGCCTGCAGCAAATGAGCAGGAGCCTGCAGAACACAGCTTGGGAAAGGACGAGCCCGAAGGCTCTGGCAAGTCTGAATCTGAGCCAAAAGAGGAGCTCACGCCTGCGGATGAAAAGGAGCCTCGGCCCCCAGAGGCCTGTGGGCCTACGGAAGCGGAAGCCCGAGAGAAcgagcaggaggggctgggcccggTGTGTCTGGCAG GACCCGCAGGCCCAGAAGAGCTCCTGTCTGACCCTCTGCCACCGCCCCTAGAGACTGTGCAGGAAGTCAAAGGGGACAGcagcccagaagaggctcctccgctctctgtctctgatgACCCTGACATAGCCTGGGACTTGATGGCATCTGGCTTCCTCATCCTGACTG GAGGGGTGGACCAGAGTGGGCGAGCTCTACTGACCATTACCCCACCGTGCCCTCCTGCGGAGCCCCCACCCTCCCGAGACACGCTGGGCACTGCTCTTCATTACCTGCACTCACTGCTCAG GCCTGATCTACAGAGACTGGGGCTGTCTGTCCTGCTGGACCTTCGTAAAGCACCCTCACTGCCTCCGGCACTTACTCCTGTCCTGAGTCAGCTTCAG GACTCAGGAGACCCTCCCCTCATCCAGCGGCTGCTGATTCTCACTCCTGATGAAGCTCCCACTGAACTTGGTGGACTTCAG GGTGCGGAGTTGCTGTCAGAGAATGATCTGAAAAGGGTGGCCAGGCCAGAAGAGCTGCAGTGGGACTTAGGAGGTCACAGGGACCCCTCTCCCAGCCACTGGGTGGAGATTCATCAG GAAGTGGCAAGACTGTGCCGCCTGTGCAGAGGCGTGCTGGCCTCTATACGGCAGGCCATTGAGGAGCTGGAAGGAGCTGCAGAGCCCGAGGGAGAG gaggcagtggggatgccCGAGCCCCTGCAGAAGGTGCTGGCGGATCCACGGCTGACGGCGCTGCAGAGGGATGGTGGGGCCATCCTGATGAGGCTGCGCTCTACCCACAGCTGCAA GCTGGAGGGCCCGGGCCCAGCCATGCTCTATCAGGAGGTGGACGAGGCCATTCACCAGCTCGTGCGCCTGTCCAACCTGcatgtgcagcagcaggagcagcggcAGCGCCTGCACCGACTGCAGCAG GTGTTACAGTGGCTCtcaggccctggggaggagcaGCTGGCCATCTTCGCTGTGCCTGGGGACTCCCTGATCGCCCTGCAGGAGACTGAGCTGCGATTCCGGGCTTTCAGCAGTGAGGTTCAG GAGCACCTGGCCCAGGCACGGGAGGCCCTGGCCGTGGAGGAGGACGCCGCTTCCCAGAAGGTTCTGGATGTCTTTGAGCAGCGGCTGGAGCAGGTGGAGAGTGGTCTCCATCGGGCCCTGAGGCTGCAGCGCTTCTTCCAGCAG GCACACGAGTGGGTGGACGAGGGCTCGGCAAGGCTGGCAGGAGCGGGCTCAGGTCGAGAGGCCGTGCTGGCAGCCCTGGCCTTGCGACGGGCCCCAGAGCCCAGCGCTGGCACCTTCCAGGAGATGCGGGCCCTGGCCCTGGACCTGGGCAGCCCAGCAGCGCTGCGAGAATGGGGCCGCTGCCGGGCTCGCTGCCAGGAGCTGGAGCGGAGGATTCAGCAACAGCTGGGAGAAGAGGCGAGTCCTCGCAGCCACCGGCGACGGCGGGCGGACAGTGCCAGCAGCGGGGGCGCCCATCGGGGGCCCcacagcccctcgcccagcctcagctctctgctgctccctgggagccctgggccacGGGCAGCCCCATCCCACTGCTCCCTGGCCCCGTGTGGGGAGGACTGTGCAGAGGAGGGCCCTGAGCTGGCCCCAGACGCCGAGGGCAGGCCCCCGAGGgccgtgctgatccgaggccTGGAGGTCACCAGCACCGAGGTGGTAGACAGGACGTGCTCTCCGCGGGAACATGTGCtcctgggccgggccgggggcccagacgggccctggggaggaggcacCCCTCGGATGGAACGCAAGAGAAGCATCAG TGCCCAGCAGCGCCTGGTGTCCGAGCTGATTGCCTGTGAGCAGGAGTACGTGGCCGTGCTGAGTGAGCCAGTGCCAGCTCCCGGGCCTGAGCTGACCCCTGAGCTGCGGGGCACCTGGGCTGCCGCGCTCAGTGTCCGGGAGAGGCTCCGCAGCTTCCACCGCACCCACTTTCTGAGGGAGCTTCAGGGCTGTGCTGCCCACCCCCTGCGCATCGGAGCCTGCTTCCTTCGTCAT GGGGACCAGTTCAGCCTGTACGCCCAGTACGTGAAGCACCGGCACAAACTGGAGAgtggcctggctctgctcagccCCCCGACCAAG GGCTCCATGGAgggaggccctgccctgccccgggccCTGCAGCAGCCCCTGGAGCAGCTGGCTCGGTACGGGCGGCTCCTGGAAGAGCTCCTGAGGGAAGCTGGGCCTGAGCTGAGTTCTGAGCGCCAGGCCCTTGGGGCTGCCGTGCAGCTGCTCCGGGAGCAAGAGGTCCGCGGCAGAGACCTGCTGGCCGTGGAGGCAGTACGAGGCTGTGAG ATAGACCTGAAGGAGCAGGGCCAGCTCTTGCATCGGGATCCCTTCACTGTCATCTGTGGCCGAAAGAAGTGCCTGCGCCACGTCTTCCTCTTTGAGCATCTCCTCCTGTTCAGCAAACTCAAAGGCCCTGAGGGCGGCTCCGAGACCTTCGTTTACAAACAAGCCTTTAAG ACTGCAGACATGGGGCTGACAGAAAACATCGGGGACAGCGGACTCTGCTTTGAACTGTGGTTTCGGCGGCGGCGTGCACGAGAGGCGTACACGCTGCAGGCATCCTCACCCGAGATCAAACTCAAGTGGACAAGTTCTATTGCCCAGCTGCTGTGGAGACAGGCAGCCCACAACAAGG AGCTCCGAGTGCAGCAGATGGTCTCCATGGGCATTGGGAACAAACCCTTCCTGGACATCAAAGCTCTGGGGGAGCGGACACTGAGCGCCCTGCTCACGGGAAGAG CCGCCCGCACCCGGGCCTCCGTGGCCGTGTCATCCTTTGAGcatgccggcccctccctccccggccTCTCGCCGGGAGCCTGCTCCCTGCCCGCCCGCGTCGAGGAGGAGGCCTGGGATCTGGACGTCAAGCAAATTTCCCTGG CCCCAGAAACACTTGACTCTTCCGGAGATGTGTCCCCAGGACCAAGGAACAGCCCCGGCCtgcaacccccccaccccgggagcagCACTCCCACCCTGGCCAGTGGCGGGATCTTAGGGCTATCCCGGCAG AGTCACGCCCGAGCCCTGAGCGACCCCACCACGCCTCTGTGA
- the ARHGEF40 gene encoding rho guanine nucleotide exchange factor 40 isoform X5 codes for MAGKEGHPRREPEPVEDCVQSTLAALYPPFEATAPTLLGQVFQVVERTYREDALRYTLDFLVPAKHLLAKVQQEACAQYSGFLFFHEGWPLCLHEQVVVQLAALPWQLLRPGDFYLQVVPSAAQAPRLALKCLAPGGGRVQELPVPNEACAYLFTPEWLQGINKDRPTGRLSTCLLSAPSGIQRLPWAELICPRFVHKGGLMVGHRPSTLPPELPSGPPGLPSPPLPEEALGTRSPGDGHNAPAEGPEGEYVELVEVTLPVRGSPPDAEGSSGLSRTRTVPTRKGAGGKGRHRRHRAWMHQKGLGLRDQAGARPPGEGSSTRASPGSPPGPESLPEAAVVEALEPPAEALGEASESCPPMPGEAGGGAGQGAEGPPGTPRRTGKGNRRKKRAAGRGVLSRGGDSAPLSPGGKEEASPQDALARVPAANEQEPAEHSLGKDEPEGSGKSESEPKEELTPADEKEPRPPEACGPTEAEARENEQEGLGPVCLAGPAGPEELLSDPLPPPLETVQEVKGDSSPEEAPPLSVSDDPDIAWDLMASGFLILTGGVDQSGRALLTITPPCPPAEPPPSRDTLGTALHYLHSLLRPDLQRLGLSVLLDLRKAPSLPPALTPVLSQLQDSGDPPLIQRLLILTPDEAPTELGGLQGAELLSENDLKRVARPEELQWDLGGHRDPSPSHWVEIHQEVARLCRLCRGVLASIRQAIEELEGAAEPEGEEAVGMPEPLQKVLADPRLTALQRDGGAILMRLRSTHSCKLEGPGPAMLYQEVDEAIHQLVRLSNLHVQQQEQRQRLHRLQQVLQWLSGPGEEQLAIFAVPGDSLIALQETELRFRAFSSEVQEHLAQAREALAVEEDAASQKVLDVFEQRLEQVESGLHRALRLQRFFQQAHEWVDEGSARLAGAGSGREAVLAALALRRAPEPSAGTFQEMRALALDLGSPAALREWGRCRARCQELERRIQQQLGEEASPRSHRRRRADSASSGGAHRGPHSPSPSLSSLLLPGSPGPRAAPSHCSLAPCGEDCAEEGPELAPDAEGRPPRAVLIRGLEVTSTEVVDRTCSPREHVLLGRAGGPDGPWGGGTPRMERKRSISAQQRLVSELIACEQEYVAVLSEPVPAPGPELTPELRGTWAAALSVRERLRSFHRTHFLRELQGCAAHPLRIGACFLRHGDQFSLYAQYVKHRHKLESGLALLSPPTKGSMEGGPALPRALQQPLEQLARYGRLLEELLREAGPELSSERQALGAAVQLLREQEVRGRDLLAVEAVRGCEIDLKEQGQLLHRDPFTVICGRKKCLRHVFLFEHLLLFSKLKGPEGGSETFVYKQAFKTADMGLTENIGDSGLCFELWFRRRRAREAYTLQASSPEIKLKWTSSIAQLLWRQAAHNKELRVQQMVSMGIGNKPFLDIKALGERTLSALLTGRAPETLDSSGDVSPGPRNSPGLQPPHPGSSTPTLASGGILGLSRQSHARALSDPTTPL; via the exons GCCCAGTACAGTGGATTCCTCTTCTTCCATGAgggctggcccctctgcctgcacGAGCAGGTGGTGGTGCAGCTAGCAGCCCTACCCTGGCAGCTACTGCGCCCGGGAGATTTCTACCTGCAAGTGGTACCCTCAGCAGCCCAGGCGCCCCGTCTGGCACTCAAGTGTCTGGCCCCAGGGGGTGGGCGGGTGCAGGAGCTGCCCGTGCCTAATGAGGCCTGTGCCTACCTGTTCACACCTGAGTGGCTCCAAGGCATCAACAAGGACCGGCCCACAGGTCGCCTCAGTACCTGCCTGCTGTCTGCGCCCTCTGGGATTCAGCGGCTGCCCTGGGCTGAGCTCATATGCCCACGGTTTGTACACAAAGGAGGCCTCATGGTTGGACATCGGCCGAGCACGCTGCCCCCAGAACTGCCTTCTGGACCTCCAGGGCTTCCCAGCCCTCCCCTGCCTGAGGAGGCACTGGGCACGCGGAGTCCCGGGGATGGGCACAACGCCCCTGCTGAAGGGCCCGAGGGCGAGTACGTGGAGCTGGTGGAGGTGACGCTGCCCGTGCGCGGGAGTCCCCCCGATGCCGAGGGCTCCTCGGGCCTCTCCAGGACCAGGACAGTCCCCACCCGCAAGGGCGCAGGGGggaaaggccggcaccgcagacaTCGGGCGTGGATGCACCAGAAGGGCTTGGGACTAAGGGACCAGGCTGGGGCACGCCCACCCGGTGAGGGGAGCAGCACCCGAGCCTCCCCAGGGTCTCCCCCTGGACCCGAGTCTCTCCCAGAAGCAGCGGTTGTAGAAGCGTTGGAGCCCCCCGCTGAGGCCCTGGGGGAAGCCTCTGAATCTTGCCCCCCGAtgccaggggaggctgggggaggagccggCCAGGGGGCTGAAGGACCACCTGGCACCCCTCGGAGAACAGGCAAAGGCAACAGGAGAAAGAAgcgagctgcaggcagaggtgttCTTAGCCGAGGAGGGGACAGTGCCCCACTGAGCCCTGGAGGTAAGGAAGAGGCCAGCCCCCAGGACGCCCTGGCCCGTGTGCCTGCAGCAAATGAGCAGGAGCCTGCAGAACACAGCTTGGGAAAGGACGAGCCCGAAGGCTCTGGCAAGTCTGAATCTGAGCCAAAAGAGGAGCTCACGCCTGCGGATGAAAAGGAGCCTCGGCCCCCAGAGGCCTGTGGGCCTACGGAAGCGGAAGCCCGAGAGAAcgagcaggaggggctgggcccggTGTGTCTGGCAG GACCCGCAGGCCCAGAAGAGCTCCTGTCTGACCCTCTGCCACCGCCCCTAGAGACTGTGCAGGAAGTCAAAGGGGACAGcagcccagaagaggctcctccgctctctgtctctgatgACCCTGACATAGCCTGGGACTTGATGGCATCTGGCTTCCTCATCCTGACTG GAGGGGTGGACCAGAGTGGGCGAGCTCTACTGACCATTACCCCACCGTGCCCTCCTGCGGAGCCCCCACCCTCCCGAGACACGCTGGGCACTGCTCTTCATTACCTGCACTCACTGCTCAG GCCTGATCTACAGAGACTGGGGCTGTCTGTCCTGCTGGACCTTCGTAAAGCACCCTCACTGCCTCCGGCACTTACTCCTGTCCTGAGTCAGCTTCAG GACTCAGGAGACCCTCCCCTCATCCAGCGGCTGCTGATTCTCACTCCTGATGAAGCTCCCACTGAACTTGGTGGACTTCAG GGTGCGGAGTTGCTGTCAGAGAATGATCTGAAAAGGGTGGCCAGGCCAGAAGAGCTGCAGTGGGACTTAGGAGGTCACAGGGACCCCTCTCCCAGCCACTGGGTGGAGATTCATCAG GAAGTGGCAAGACTGTGCCGCCTGTGCAGAGGCGTGCTGGCCTCTATACGGCAGGCCATTGAGGAGCTGGAAGGAGCTGCAGAGCCCGAGGGAGAG gaggcagtggggatgccCGAGCCCCTGCAGAAGGTGCTGGCGGATCCACGGCTGACGGCGCTGCAGAGGGATGGTGGGGCCATCCTGATGAGGCTGCGCTCTACCCACAGCTGCAA GCTGGAGGGCCCGGGCCCAGCCATGCTCTATCAGGAGGTGGACGAGGCCATTCACCAGCTCGTGCGCCTGTCCAACCTGcatgtgcagcagcaggagcagcggcAGCGCCTGCACCGACTGCAGCAG GTGTTACAGTGGCTCtcaggccctggggaggagcaGCTGGCCATCTTCGCTGTGCCTGGGGACTCCCTGATCGCCCTGCAGGAGACTGAGCTGCGATTCCGGGCTTTCAGCAGTGAGGTTCAG GAGCACCTGGCCCAGGCACGGGAGGCCCTGGCCGTGGAGGAGGACGCCGCTTCCCAGAAGGTTCTGGATGTCTTTGAGCAGCGGCTGGAGCAGGTGGAGAGTGGTCTCCATCGGGCCCTGAGGCTGCAGCGCTTCTTCCAGCAG GCACACGAGTGGGTGGACGAGGGCTCGGCAAGGCTGGCAGGAGCGGGCTCAGGTCGAGAGGCCGTGCTGGCAGCCCTGGCCTTGCGACGGGCCCCAGAGCCCAGCGCTGGCACCTTCCAGGAGATGCGGGCCCTGGCCCTGGACCTGGGCAGCCCAGCAGCGCTGCGAGAATGGGGCCGCTGCCGGGCTCGCTGCCAGGAGCTGGAGCGGAGGATTCAGCAACAGCTGGGAGAAGAGGCGAGTCCTCGCAGCCACCGGCGACGGCGGGCGGACAGTGCCAGCAGCGGGGGCGCCCATCGGGGGCCCcacagcccctcgcccagcctcagctctctgctgctccctgggagccctgggccacGGGCAGCCCCATCCCACTGCTCCCTGGCCCCGTGTGGGGAGGACTGTGCAGAGGAGGGCCCTGAGCTGGCCCCAGACGCCGAGGGCAGGCCCCCGAGGgccgtgctgatccgaggccTGGAGGTCACCAGCACCGAGGTGGTAGACAGGACGTGCTCTCCGCGGGAACATGTGCtcctgggccgggccgggggcccagacgggccctggggaggaggcacCCCTCGGATGGAACGCAAGAGAAGCATCAG TGCCCAGCAGCGCCTGGTGTCCGAGCTGATTGCCTGTGAGCAGGAGTACGTGGCCGTGCTGAGTGAGCCAGTGCCAGCTCCCGGGCCTGAGCTGACCCCTGAGCTGCGGGGCACCTGGGCTGCCGCGCTCAGTGTCCGGGAGAGGCTCCGCAGCTTCCACCGCACCCACTTTCTGAGGGAGCTTCAGGGCTGTGCTGCCCACCCCCTGCGCATCGGAGCCTGCTTCCTTCGTCAT GGGGACCAGTTCAGCCTGTACGCCCAGTACGTGAAGCACCGGCACAAACTGGAGAgtggcctggctctgctcagccCCCCGACCAAG GGCTCCATGGAgggaggccctgccctgccccgggccCTGCAGCAGCCCCTGGAGCAGCTGGCTCGGTACGGGCGGCTCCTGGAAGAGCTCCTGAGGGAAGCTGGGCCTGAGCTGAGTTCTGAGCGCCAGGCCCTTGGGGCTGCCGTGCAGCTGCTCCGGGAGCAAGAGGTCCGCGGCAGAGACCTGCTGGCCGTGGAGGCAGTACGAGGCTGTGAG ATAGACCTGAAGGAGCAGGGCCAGCTCTTGCATCGGGATCCCTTCACTGTCATCTGTGGCCGAAAGAAGTGCCTGCGCCACGTCTTCCTCTTTGAGCATCTCCTCCTGTTCAGCAAACTCAAAGGCCCTGAGGGCGGCTCCGAGACCTTCGTTTACAAACAAGCCTTTAAG ACTGCAGACATGGGGCTGACAGAAAACATCGGGGACAGCGGACTCTGCTTTGAACTGTGGTTTCGGCGGCGGCGTGCACGAGAGGCGTACACGCTGCAGGCATCCTCACCCGAGATCAAACTCAAGTGGACAAGTTCTATTGCCCAGCTGCTGTGGAGACAGGCAGCCCACAACAAGG AGCTCCGAGTGCAGCAGATGGTCTCCATGGGCATTGGGAACAAACCCTTCCTGGACATCAAAGCTCTGGGGGAGCGGACACTGAGCGCCCTGCTCACGGGAAGAG CCCCAGAAACACTTGACTCTTCCGGAGATGTGTCCCCAGGACCAAGGAACAGCCCCGGCCtgcaacccccccaccccgggagcagCACTCCCACCCTGGCCAGTGGCGGGATCTTAGGGCTATCCCGGCAG AGTCACGCCCGAGCCCTGAGCGACCCCACCACGCCTCTGTGA